In Pongo abelii isolate AG06213 chromosome 5, NHGRI_mPonAbe1-v2.0_pri, whole genome shotgun sequence, a single genomic region encodes these proteins:
- the LOC100458171 gene encoding small integral membrane protein 11-like: MNWKVLKHVHLLLYIVAAKTLILCLAFAGVKIYQRKRLEAKQQKLEAERKKQSEKKITEYSAM, encoded by the coding sequence ATGAATTGGAAGGTTCTCAAACACGTGCACCTGCTGCTGTATATCGTGGCAGCAAAAACATTAATTCTCTGCCTGGCATTTGCTGGAGTGAAAATATACCAAAGAAAAAGGTTggaagcaaaacaacaaaaactggaGGCTGAAAGGAAGAAGCAATCAGAGAAAAAGATAACTGAATATTCTGCAATGTAA